One genomic segment of Oscillatoria salina IIICB1 includes these proteins:
- a CDS encoding SRPBCC family protein: MSARQVFEQSINIKASSTVVERCIVDRELMHRWLNPALRCEPVGKWSTDVGSRSRFKIQIPALEPSLKSVVVEREPGLIVWEFEGFFQGRDRWECQPNAEGTTLLNRFEFEIPNPIINWGFNTFAANWTKDDMKAQLRRLKRIAEEIYQID; this comes from the coding sequence ATGTCAGCACGTCAAGTTTTTGAACAGTCTATTAATATAAAAGCGAGTTCTACGGTCGTGGAACGCTGTATCGTCGATCGCGAACTGATGCACCGTTGGTTAAATCCAGCTTTACGTTGCGAACCAGTAGGTAAGTGGAGTACGGATGTGGGAAGTCGCAGTCGCTTTAAGATCCAGATTCCCGCGCTCGAACCGAGTCTTAAAAGTGTAGTAGTCGAGAGAGAACCTGGTTTAATTGTCTGGGAATTTGAAGGGTTTTTCCAGGGACGCGATCGCTGGGAATGTCAACCAAATGCTGAAGGAACTACTTTACTCAATCGCTTTGAATTTGAGATTCCCAATCCCATTATCAATTGGGGTTTCAACACGTTCGCTGCTAATTGGACTAAAGATGACATGAAAGCACAACTTAGAAGGTTGAAACGCATCGCTGAAGAGATTTATCAAATCGATTAG
- a CDS encoding SirB1 family protein has translation MNFYLGRKNFTREISQPESEIDLAKAALYIAQEEYPDLDPEEYLNSLDIMAEEVRERLPDTPYPMKIIQTINSYFYEDLGFQGNNDDYYNPKNSFLNDVIDNRTGIPITLSLVYLEIAKRIDFPMVGIGMPGHFIIRPEFENAGIFVDPFEGGEILFEQDCEERLSEIYQQPVKLEPIFLEPVTSKQFIARMLTNLKFIYINQQELAKALGIVERLLLLFPEHPIELRDRGLLNYQLNGYTKAAEDFQQYLEMLPNAEDADTIRALLINIRRLGIGY, from the coding sequence ATGAACTTTTATCTTGGGCGTAAAAATTTCACTCGCGAAATTAGTCAACCGGAATCAGAAATTGATTTAGCCAAAGCTGCATTATATATTGCACAAGAAGAGTATCCGGATCTCGATCCTGAAGAATATCTTAATTCTCTTGACATAATGGCAGAGGAAGTGAGAGAACGTTTACCAGATACGCCTTATCCGATGAAAATTATTCAAACTATCAATAGCTATTTTTATGAGGATTTAGGTTTTCAAGGTAATAACGATGATTATTATAATCCGAAGAATAGCTTTCTTAATGATGTAATTGACAATCGTACTGGTATTCCGATAACATTATCTTTAGTTTATTTAGAAATAGCGAAACGAATTGATTTTCCGATGGTAGGGATTGGAATGCCGGGACATTTTATAATTCGTCCAGAATTTGAAAATGCAGGCATTTTTGTCGATCCATTCGAGGGTGGGGAAATTTTATTTGAGCAAGATTGCGAAGAGAGATTAAGCGAGATTTATCAACAGCCAGTTAAACTGGAACCAATTTTTTTGGAACCTGTAACAAGTAAGCAGTTTATAGCACGAATGTTGACAAATCTCAAGTTTATTTATATTAATCAGCAAGAGTTAGCGAAAGCTTTAGGAATTGTTGAAAGGTTGTTGTTGTTGTTTCCAGAGCATCCGATTGAATTGCGCGATCGCGGTTTACTCAATTATCAACTTAATGGCTATACTAAGGCTGCGGAAGATTTTCAGCAATACCTGGAAATGCTTCCTAATGCTGAAGATGCAGATACAATTCGCGCTTTATTGATTAATATTCGTAGATTGGGGATTGGGTATTAG
- a CDS encoding FAD-dependent monooxygenase, with the protein MSLTEEILSQQPGDILAGLRKADQFWRALREGDLQIPNVVKENSLSLESLDCDVVISGGTLGILLAAALQKQGWQVSLIEKGVLRGRDQEWNISRQELKVFVELGLLTEAELENAIATEYNPARVSFHGGKDVWVRDVLNIGIDPVYLLETLKGKFLEAGGQLLENTPFDSAIVHPNGVVVEAGNKTIKTRLLIDAMGNFSPIAQQARQGEKPEGVCLVVGSCAQGYPENKIGDLIVSFTPIQNQCQYFWEAFPARDGRTTYLFTYLDADLNRPSLEFFMEEYLRLLPEYQKVELSQLKFERFLFGFFPSYRQSPLRFSFNRILPVGDSSGGQSPVSFGGFGAMVRHLQRLTNGIDEALKIEALNKDELALLQPYQPNISVTWLFQRTMSVKMNQELPPNQINDLLNSVFVAMENLGDDVLKPFLQDVVKFSGLAKTLPRVKPSLVLPIIPQVGLPMLLDWLKHYLNLAVYTGLYSVGKNFAPLMKNLPLQQQYFYHRWLDAWKYGSGKDYHS; encoded by the coding sequence ATGAGTTTAACTGAAGAAATTCTTTCTCAACAACCAGGTGATATACTTGCAGGTTTGCGTAAGGCTGACCAATTTTGGCGGGCTTTGCGAGAGGGTGATTTACAAATTCCGAATGTGGTTAAGGAGAATTCGCTAAGTTTAGAAAGTCTAGATTGCGATGTTGTTATTAGTGGCGGTACTTTAGGTATTTTATTAGCGGCGGCTTTGCAAAAGCAAGGTTGGCAAGTTAGTTTAATTGAAAAGGGTGTTTTACGTGGAAGAGATCAAGAGTGGAATATCTCGCGTCAAGAGTTAAAGGTGTTTGTTGAGTTAGGGTTATTAACTGAAGCTGAGTTAGAAAACGCGATCGCAACAGAGTATAATCCAGCTAGAGTGAGTTTTCATGGTGGAAAAGATGTTTGGGTAAGAGATGTTCTCAATATCGGTATCGATCCAGTATATCTTCTTGAAACCCTGAAAGGAAAGTTTCTGGAAGCTGGAGGACAATTGCTCGAAAATACTCCTTTTGACAGTGCTATAGTGCATCCCAATGGTGTGGTTGTGGAAGCAGGAAATAAAACTATTAAAACTCGCTTACTTATTGATGCAATGGGTAACTTTTCTCCAATTGCTCAACAAGCTAGACAAGGTGAAAAACCGGAAGGAGTTTGTTTGGTTGTGGGGAGTTGCGCGCAAGGATATCCTGAGAATAAAATAGGCGATTTAATTGTTTCTTTTACACCAATTCAAAACCAATGTCAATATTTTTGGGAAGCATTTCCGGCGCGAGATGGACGCACAACTTATTTATTTACTTATCTTGATGCAGATTTAAATCGCCCTAGTTTAGAATTTTTCATGGAAGAGTATTTGCGCTTGTTACCAGAATATCAAAAAGTCGAACTTTCGCAACTAAAATTCGAGCGATTTCTCTTTGGTTTCTTTCCTTCTTATCGTCAAAGTCCTTTACGTTTTTCCTTTAACAGAATTTTACCAGTTGGCGATAGTAGCGGCGGACAATCTCCGGTTAGTTTTGGTGGTTTTGGTGCAATGGTAAGACATCTTCAACGCTTAACTAATGGTATCGATGAGGCTTTGAAAATTGAGGCTTTAAATAAAGACGAACTTGCTTTGCTACAACCTTATCAACCGAATATTTCTGTAACTTGGTTATTTCAACGTACCATGAGTGTAAAAATGAATCAAGAATTACCACCAAATCAAATTAACGATCTATTAAATAGTGTATTTGTGGCGATGGAAAATTTGGGTGATGATGTCCTCAAACCATTTTTACAAGATGTAGTAAAATTTTCTGGTTTAGCAAAAACTTTACCAAGGGTAAAACCAAGTTTGGTATTACCAATTATTCCCCAGGTGGGATTACCAATGTTATTAGATTGGCTGAAACATTATCTTAATTTAGCTGTTTATACTGGTTTATATTCAGTCGGAAAGAATTTTGCACCATTGATGAAAAATTTACCTTTACAGCAACAATATTTTTATCATCGTTGGCTTGATGCGTGGAAATATGGTTCGGGTAAAGATTATCATAGTTAG